The Pyrenophora tritici-repentis strain M4 chromosome 2, whole genome shotgun sequence genome window below encodes:
- a CDS encoding SAC3, Nuclear protein export factor, which produces MAPEAPKKKVEWPPAVREYVRRAFDPNNAIPGISLEDMQVRLKETIGWFAERNSHDTVDWPNFPLPQQLLRDERRKAAALGTPAHGIADSVHPAYMNGSSQHTNQNSPQSKKRNAADAQDEQAQAIPPWRNTNLASRMTYADDHNGKRQKKNALANASSKFDQAELDKRRQRFQLGSNGTKTTPPWGSPRKDEDEMPTGPVVGTNECLEKSYFRLTAPPKAETVRPLHVLKKTLAMLVEKWKADKNYNYICNQFKSLRQDLTVQHIKNAFTVKVYEIHARISLEKGDLGEYNQCQTQLKALYAQNLGGNPAEFKAYRILYFVYTCNKTDMNDMLAELTLADKSHKWIKHALDVRSSLALGNYHKFFRLYLEAENMGAYLMDIYVNVTLRFLTDELGFDNDVTCREFLESQGAQGVIEDKGDKQYRVKIREVAQLFEQRRAAAFSKVDIKGQI; this is translated from the exons ATGGCGCCCGAAGCGCCCAAGAAGAAGGTCGAGTGGCCTCCTGCTGTGCGCGAGTACGTTAGACGTGCCTTCGATCCCAACAACGCGATCCCGGGCATCTCCCTAGAGGACATGCAGGTGCGCCTGAAGGAGACCATCGGCTGGTTTGCCGAGCGTAACTCGCACGATACCGTCGACTGGCCCAACTTCCCCTTGCCTCAGCAGCTTCTCCGTGATGAGCGTAGGAAAGCAGCGGCACTCGGTACACCTGCCCATGGTATCGCCGACAGCGTACACCCCGCATACATGAATGGCTCATCCCAACACACTAACCAAAATTCACCACAATCAAAGAAGCGCAATGCTGCAGATGCGCAAGACGAGCAAGCCCAAGCCATCCCACCCTGGCGTAACACTAACCTAGCCTCCCGTATGACCTATGCCGACGACCACAACGGCAAACGCCAGAAGAAGAATGCTCTCGCCAACGCCTCAAGTAAGTTTGATCAGGCTGAGCTCGACAAGCGACGACAACGCTTTCAGCTCGGCAGCAACGGCACCAAGACGACGCCACCCTGGGGCTCGCCGCGTAAAGACGAAGACGAAATGCCCACCGGACCCGTTGTCGGAACCAACGAGTGCCTCGAAAAGAGCTATTTCCGTTTGACCGCACCTCCCAAGGCGGAGACAGTCCGTCCACTCCACGTCCTCAAGAAGACTTTGGCCATGCTCGTGGAAAAGTGGAAGGCGGATAAGAACTACAACTACATCTGTAATCAGTTCAAGTCCCTCCGCCAGGATCTTACTGTCCAGCACATCAAGAATGCCTTCACGGTCAAGGTGTACGAGATCCATGCGCGGATATCGTTAGAAAAGGGGGATTTGGGTGAGTATAATCAGTGCCAGACGCAGCTGAAGGCATTGTATGCGCAGAACCTGGGCGGCAACCCTGCCGAGTTCAAAGCGTATCGCATTCTTTATTTCGTTTACACGTGCAACAAGACCGACATGAACGACATGTTGGCAGAATTAACCCTCGCAGACAAATCCCACAAGTGGATTAAGCATGCTCTTGACGTTCGATCTTCACTTGCGCTCGGCAACTATCACAAGTTTTTCCGACTTTACCTCGAAGCAGAGAACATGGGCGCTTACCTCATGGACAT ATACGTAAATGTCACTCTCCGTTTCCTCACTGATGAACTCGGCTTCGACAACGATGTAACATGTCGTGAATTCCTCGAATCGCAGGGCGCACAAGGCGTCATAGAAGACAAGGGCGACAAGCAGTATCGCGTCAAGATCCGAGAAGTGGCGCAACTATTCGAGCAGCGTCGTGCAGCGGCATTCAGCAAAGTAGACATTAAAGGCCAAATATGA
- a CDS encoding SH3-1 multi-domain protein yields MKFRRSIKSDKDNRPHHISIPPKDAIAIVPPKKVIKALYDYKPTDTSPNSVYLAFSQGDFLHVVGREDDSDWYEACNPLHGTRGLVPVSYFEGIGKTVRDSGGSAPPSSATQQHQQPHDSGYQERITSPHHAPTQPSAHDIMTQQMRMSRSAKTTGAMVYGIVIYDFKAERPDELEAKEGEAIIVIAQSNPEWFVAKPITRLGGPGLIPVSFIEIRDMTTGEAVADTQAAVTAAGVPKVEEWKKMAADYKNGSIPLGKLETNSGQSLQQGMERMSVKSQPTGHGKAGSISHSRNGSMAQSRGQYRTSDNLLAPIKACVPRYCFADDIFWFIIECQMEDGRHWELQRLYQDFYDLQIQLIATYPVEAGTSGAGERTLPFMPGPVTYVTDNISNGRRANLDEYIKNLLKLGPHITQGHLVKGFFAPRQGDYEIDPDVVAAEEYRLSQQSHQSSNLSQGTSRQSSADQLQATTPVTPFSTGSNYGGSHQRGQSTASAAYSTNLNPPPINHAHTSVSTATGTNSALKIKVWFEEDNCVVIRMPLSLRFSDLYNKLVERRKMERPGEEEEELFIDYKDEQEGKFYPIENDEDLQIAVERNPKLTLTVSTRR; encoded by the exons ATGAAG TTCCGCAGGAGCATCAAGAGCGACAAGGACAACCGCCCGCACCACATCTCCATCCCCCCCAAGGACGCAATCGCCATTGTCCCGCCGAAGAAG GTCATAAAAGCCCTATACGATTACAAGCCCACCGACACCAGCCCAAACTCGGTCTACCTCGCCTTCTCCCAGGGCGACTTTTTGCACGTCGTCGGCCGCGAAGACGACAGCGACTGGTACGAAGCCTGCAATCCGCTGCACGGCACCCGTGGACTGGTACCTGTCTCGTACTTTGAGGGTATTGGTAAGACAGTGCGCGACAGTGGTGGCTCTGCGCCGCCCTCCTCCGCAACacaacaacaccaacaacccCACGACTCGGGCTACCAGGAGCGCATTACTTCTCCCCACCACGCGCCCACGCAACCGTCGGCGCACGACATCATGACGCAGCAAATGCGCATGTCGCGCTCCGCTAAGACGACGGGCGCCATGGTCTACGGCATCGTCATCTACGACTTCAAGGCCGAGCGGCCCGATGAGCTCGAGGCCAAGGAGGGCGAAGCTATCATCGTCATTGCCCAGTCAAATCCAGAGTGGTTCGTCGCAAAGCCCATAACCCGCCTCGGGGGCCCTGGTCTCATTCCAGTGTCCTTTATCGAGATCCGCGACATGACAACGGGTGAGGCTGTTGCTGACACACAAGCCGCTGTCACGGCCGCGGGCGTGCCCAAGGTTGAGGAATGGAAGAAGATGGCGGCAGACTACAAGAACGGCAGCATACCACTTGGCAAGCTCGAGACAAACTCTGGGCAGTCGCTGCAGCAGGGCATGGAGCGCATGAGTGTCAAAAGCCAACCTACGGGCCACGGCAAGGCTGGCTCG ATCTCACACTCGCGCAACGGTTCCATGGCCCAATCACGAGGCCAGTACCGCACATCCGACAACCTTCTTGCGCCCATCAAGGCATGCGTGCCGCGCTACTGCTTTGCCGACGACATCTTTTGGTTCATCATCGAATGCCAAATGGAGGACGGCCGCCACTGGGAGCTGCAGCGCCTATACCAAGATTTCTACGACCTGCAAATACAGCTGATAGCCACCTACCCGGTCGAGGCGGGCACAAGCGGCGCTGGAGAGCGGACACTGCCTTTCATGCCCGGCCCTGTCACCTACGTCACCGACAACATCTCAAACGGCCGCCGCGCAAACCTCGACGAATACATCAAGAACCTGCTGAAGCTGGGACCACACATCACCCAGGGCCACCTCGTCAAGGGCTTCTTCGCGCCACGGCAAGGCGACTACGAAATCGACCCCGACGTCGTCGCTGCGGAAGAATACCGCCTCTCTCAGCAATCGCACCAGTCATCGAATCTTTCCCAAGGCACGAGCAGACAATCCTCGGCCGACCAACTACAAGCCACCACACCCGTCACACCCTTTTCCACTGGCTCAAACTACGGTGGCTCCCACCAGCGCGGCCAATCGACCGCCTCGGCAGCATACTCGACCAACCTCAACCCGCCCCCTATAAACCATGCTCACACATCTGTCTCGACTGCAACTGGAACTAATTCAGCTCTTAAGATCAAAGTCTGGTTCGAGGAAGACAACTGTGTCGTTATCCGCATGCCCCTTTCGCTTAGATTCTCGGACCTCTACAATAAGCTTGTGGAGCGCAGGAAGATGGAGCGCCCCggcgaggaagaggaggagtTGTTCATCGATTACAAGGACGAACAAGAGGGTAAATTCTACCCAATTGAAAACGACGAGGATCTGCAAATTGCGGTTGAGCGGAATCCCAAGCTGACGTTGACTGTCTCCACTCGGCGGTAG